TCACTTCCTCCATCCTATATCTACTAACGGGAAGTTTTTCGCCATTATCCAAAGTTATATCAAGATTCCCTATGCTCTTTATATAATTTATATTCACCATACAACCTCTATATATCAATATGAAACCTTTAGAGGTAAATTTATCTTCTATATCCTTAAATCTTCTAATGGTTGTTTTGTATTTGGTATCAAAGGTTTTTATATATACATTTCTATCAATAAATTCAAAATAGAGTATATCACTAGTATATATGGATAAATCACCATTTAATGTTTTGAATATACACTTTTCATCTGTTATCTTTTCAATAGAACTTTCTAATGCTTCCTTTAATTCTTTATTTATGTGGGTTTTTCTGATGAACCTAAAGGTATTATATTTAAAAGCCTTATATACTTCTTCTTCCATGGATGTTAAAAATATTAACAGGGTTTCCTCATCCTTTTTTCTAATAATTTCTGCCACCTCTAGGCCATCTAATCTTGGCATACCTATATCAAGGAATATGATATCGAAAGGCTTGTCCTCATTAT
This genomic interval from Tepidimicrobium xylanilyticum contains the following:
- a CDS encoding LytR/AlgR family response regulator transcription factor → MVYIGICDDDRYFMDYIGRELERILKKKNIDAKIYKFESGMDLLEAYDNEDKPFDIIFLDIGMPRLDGLEVAEIIRKKDEETLLIFLTSMEEEVYKAFKYNTFRFIRKTHINKELKEALESSIEKITDEKCIFKTLNGDLSIYTSDILYFEFIDRNVYIKTFDTKYKTTIRRFKDIEDKFTSKGFILIYRGCMVNINYIKSIGNLDITLDNGEKLPVSRYRMEEVKKSFIKVARRG